The proteins below come from a single Caulobacter flavus genomic window:
- the dprA gene encoding DNA-processing protein DprA, translating into MTRTLSDNERLAWLRLARTETVGPVAFDHLLQRFGSPERALIALPDLARRAGRAAPLRPPPEDEILRELDDGDKLGARLICACEPDFPHRLASLDPPPPVLWALGRYELLPQSSVAVVGARIASAAGQRFARQLAAELGQHGLVVVSGLARGVDGAAHEGSLSTGTIAVLGGGIADIYPPEHAGLHARIAEAGCIVSESAPLRRAQAKDFPRRNRIISGLSLGVVVVEAELKSGSLITARLAAEQGRDVFAVPGSPLDPRAKGPNDLIRQGAILCEGVEDVLRSLSASPSMRERDRAWDPDEAADDLDHDALRERLAALLSPTPVSRDELVRAVKAPTSAVMAALVELALADRAHLLPGGMAASV; encoded by the coding sequence ATGACGCGGACCCTCTCGGACAACGAGCGCCTGGCCTGGCTTCGCCTGGCGCGCACCGAGACGGTCGGCCCCGTCGCCTTCGACCACCTTCTTCAGCGCTTCGGCTCGCCCGAGCGGGCGCTGATCGCCCTGCCCGACCTGGCCCGTCGGGCGGGCCGCGCGGCCCCGCTGCGTCCGCCGCCGGAAGACGAGATCCTGCGCGAACTGGACGATGGCGACAAACTCGGCGCCCGTCTGATCTGCGCCTGCGAACCCGACTTTCCTCATCGCCTGGCCAGCCTGGATCCCCCGCCGCCGGTGCTCTGGGCGCTGGGCCGCTACGAGCTTCTGCCCCAGTCCAGCGTCGCCGTCGTCGGCGCCCGCATCGCCTCGGCCGCGGGCCAGCGCTTCGCCCGGCAGCTGGCGGCGGAACTGGGTCAGCACGGCCTGGTGGTGGTTTCGGGGCTGGCGCGCGGCGTCGACGGCGCGGCGCACGAGGGCTCGCTCTCCACCGGCACGATCGCCGTCCTCGGCGGCGGGATCGCCGACATCTACCCGCCCGAGCACGCGGGGCTTCACGCCCGCATCGCCGAAGCTGGCTGCATCGTCAGCGAGAGCGCGCCGCTGCGCCGCGCCCAGGCCAAGGACTTCCCTCGCCGCAACCGCATCATCTCGGGCCTGTCGCTGGGCGTGGTGGTGGTCGAGGCCGAGCTGAAGTCGGGCTCTCTGATCACCGCGCGCCTCGCCGCCGAGCAGGGCCGCGACGTCTTCGCCGTGCCCGGCTCGCCGCTCGATCCACGCGCCAAGGGACCCAACGACCTGATCCGCCAGGGCGCGATCCTGTGCGAGGGGGTCGAGGACGTGCTGCGCTCGCTTTCCGCCAGCCCGTCGATGCGCGAACGCGACCGCGCCTGGGATCCCGACGAGGCGGCGGACGACCTCGACCACGACGCCCTGCGCGAACGCCTGGCCGCCCTGCTCTCGCCCACGCCCGTCTCGCGCGACGAACTGGTGCGGGCCGTAAAAGCGCCGACCTCGGCCGTCATGGCCGCTCTGGTCGAGCTTGCCCTGGCCGACCGGGCGCATCTGCTGCCCGGGGGCATGGCGGCAAGCGTCTGA
- the topA gene encoding type I DNA topoisomerase, translated as MNVVVVESPAKAKTINKYLGSDYTVLASYGHIRDLPSKDGSVEPDNDFAMSWEVDAKSSKRISDIVDALKKADRLILATDPDREGEAISWHVLEVLNKKKALKDKQIQRVTFNAITKAAVTEAMRAPRDLDMELVEAYLARRALDYLVGFTLSPVLWRKLPGSRSAGRVQSVALRLVVDREIEIERFKTQEYWTVDADVSAGSDPFLARLVKHDGKKLTKFDLGNETSALAAKAAVQAATFKVEAVEKKPGKRSPAPPFTTSTLQQEAARKLGFSAQRTMQAAQKLYEGIDIGGETVGLITYMRTDGVSIAPEGIADAREVIGAVYGKEYVPDAPRIYKSKAKNAQEAHEAIRPTSMRRNPGSLRLDPDLGRLYELIWKRTIASQMESARIERTTVDLESHDGRTGLRATGQVVLFPGYLAVYEEGRDDEEGEDSARLPAIVEGAAAKVIEARADQHFTEPPPRYSEASLVKKMEELGIGRPSTYASVLGVLRDREYVRMEKQRFIPEDKGRLVTAFLEQFFRRYVEYDFTAALEERLDLVSDGKLDWKEFLREFWKDFHAAVGEIAELRTTNVLDALNDALGPHIFPDKGDGTNPRLCPTCGSGMLSLKTGKFGAFIGCSNYPECRYTRQLGVAEGDGEAESADKELGINPATGRAVWLKNGRFGPYVEEVAAEGEKPKRSSLPKGWTPAALDLEKALRLLSLPREVGMHPDDGKPITAGLGRFGPFVLHDGTYANLENADEVFDVGLNRAVAILADKRAGGGRPQRAAAAALAELGNHPEDGKPVRVLSGRFGPYIKHGDTNANVPKGADPAALTLAEAVTLLAERVAKGGGKKPAKKAAAPKKAPAKAKAEGEAAEAKPKKAAAKTTAAKKPAAKKAPAKAKTEA; from the coding sequence ATGAACGTCGTCGTCGTCGAGAGCCCGGCCAAGGCCAAGACCATCAACAAGTACCTCGGGTCCGACTACACGGTTCTGGCCTCCTATGGGCATATCCGCGACCTGCCCTCGAAGGACGGGTCGGTGGAGCCCGACAACGACTTCGCCATGAGCTGGGAGGTCGACGCCAAGTCGTCCAAGCGCATCTCCGACATCGTCGACGCGCTGAAGAAGGCCGACCGCCTGATCCTCGCCACCGACCCGGATCGCGAAGGGGAAGCGATCAGCTGGCACGTGCTCGAGGTGCTGAACAAGAAGAAGGCGCTGAAGGACAAGCAGATCCAGCGCGTCACCTTCAACGCCATCACCAAGGCCGCCGTGACCGAGGCCATGCGCGCGCCCCGCGACCTCGACATGGAGCTGGTCGAGGCCTACCTGGCCCGCCGCGCCCTCGACTATCTGGTCGGCTTCACCCTGTCGCCCGTGCTGTGGCGCAAGCTGCCGGGCTCTCGTTCGGCCGGTCGCGTGCAGTCGGTGGCCCTGCGCCTGGTCGTCGACCGCGAGATCGAGATCGAGCGCTTCAAGACCCAGGAATACTGGACCGTCGACGCCGACGTCTCGGCCGGCTCGGACCCGTTCCTGGCCCGCCTGGTCAAGCACGACGGCAAGAAGCTCACGAAATTCGACCTCGGCAACGAGACCTCGGCCCTGGCCGCCAAGGCCGCCGTGCAGGCCGCGACCTTCAAGGTCGAGGCCGTCGAGAAGAAGCCCGGCAAGCGCTCGCCCGCCCCGCCCTTCACCACCTCGACCCTGCAGCAGGAAGCCGCCCGCAAGCTGGGCTTCTCAGCCCAGCGCACCATGCAGGCCGCACAGAAGCTATACGAAGGCATCGACATCGGCGGCGAGACCGTCGGCTTGATCACCTACATGCGTACCGACGGCGTCTCGATCGCGCCGGAAGGCATCGCCGACGCCCGCGAGGTGATCGGCGCCGTCTACGGCAAGGAGTACGTGCCGGACGCCCCGCGCATCTACAAGTCGAAGGCCAAGAACGCCCAGGAGGCCCACGAAGCCATCCGCCCGACCAGCATGCGCCGCAACCCCGGCTCGCTGCGCCTGGATCCGGACCTGGGGCGCCTGTACGAGCTGATCTGGAAGCGCACCATCGCCTCGCAGATGGAAAGCGCCCGCATCGAGCGGACCACCGTCGACCTGGAAAGCCACGACGGCCGCACCGGCCTGCGCGCCACCGGCCAGGTGGTGCTGTTCCCCGGCTATCTGGCCGTCTACGAGGAAGGCCGCGACGACGAGGAGGGCGAAGACAGCGCCCGCCTGCCGGCCATCGTCGAGGGTGCCGCCGCCAAGGTCATCGAGGCCCGCGCCGACCAGCACTTCACCGAACCGCCCCCGCGCTATTCGGAAGCCAGCCTCGTCAAGAAGATGGAAGAGCTGGGCATCGGCCGCCCGTCGACCTACGCCTCGGTGCTGGGCGTGCTGCGCGACCGTGAATACGTGCGCATGGAGAAGCAGCGCTTCATCCCCGAGGACAAGGGCCGCCTGGTCACCGCGTTCCTCGAGCAGTTCTTCCGCCGCTACGTGGAGTACGACTTCACCGCGGCCCTGGAAGAGCGCCTCGACCTCGTCTCCGACGGCAAGCTCGACTGGAAGGAATTCCTGCGCGAGTTCTGGAAGGACTTCCACGCCGCCGTCGGCGAGATCGCCGAGCTGCGCACCACCAACGTGCTCGACGCGCTGAACGACGCCCTGGGCCCGCACATCTTCCCTGACAAGGGCGACGGTACGAACCCGCGCCTCTGCCCGACCTGCGGCTCGGGCATGCTGTCGCTGAAGACCGGCAAGTTCGGCGCCTTCATCGGCTGCTCGAACTATCCCGAATGCCGCTACACCCGCCAGCTGGGCGTGGCCGAGGGCGACGGCGAGGCCGAGAGCGCCGACAAGGAACTGGGGATCAACCCCGCCACCGGCCGCGCCGTGTGGCTGAAGAACGGCCGTTTCGGCCCCTACGTGGAAGAGGTCGCGGCCGAGGGCGAGAAGCCCAAGCGCTCGTCCCTGCCCAAGGGCTGGACGCCGGCGGCGCTGGACCTGGAGAAGGCCCTGCGCCTGCTGAGCCTGCCGCGCGAGGTCGGCATGCACCCCGACGACGGCAAGCCGATCACGGCGGGCCTGGGGCGCTTTGGCCCGTTCGTGCTGCACGACGGCACCTACGCCAACCTGGAGAACGCCGACGAGGTGTTCGACGTCGGCCTCAACCGCGCCGTCGCCATCCTGGCCGACAAGCGGGCCGGCGGCGGGCGTCCGCAGCGCGCGGCCGCCGCGGCCCTGGCCGAGCTTGGCAATCACCCCGAGGACGGCAAGCCGGTGCGCGTGCTGTCGGGCCGCTTTGGTCCCTACATCAAGCACGGCGACACCAACGCCAACGTGCCCAAGGGCGCGGATCCGGCGGCCCTGACCCTGGCCGAGGCCGTGACCCTGCTGGCCGAACGCGTGGCCAAGGGCGGCGGCAAGAAGCCGGCCAAGAAGGCCGCCGCGCCCAAGAAGGCGCCTGCCAAGGCGAAAGCCGAGGGCGAAGCCGCCGAGGCCAAGCCGAAGAAGGCCGCCGCCAAGACCACGGCGGCCAAGAAGCCGGCCGCCAAGAAGGCGCCGGCCAAGGCCAAGACCGAGGCGTGA
- the plsY gene encoding glycerol-3-phosphate 1-O-acyltransferase PlsY, translating to MESLAPVAYLTLAIAVIGGYLLGSIPFGLIATRLGGAGDIRKIGSGNIGATNVLRSGRKDLAAITLLGDGGKGAVAVGLAHLLSHGNPLVVALAGGAAFAGHIFPVWLKFNGGKGVATFYGVLLAAAWPVGLLAAATWLAMAALFRISSLAALTAAALAAPFALATDRPYPILGLCLFMAVLIYIRHKDNIVRLLKGEEPRIGKKKTAEEPPPQA from the coding sequence TTGGAAAGCCTCGCCCCCGTCGCCTATCTGACCCTCGCGATCGCCGTGATCGGGGGCTACCTGCTGGGCTCGATCCCGTTCGGCCTGATCGCCACGCGCCTGGGCGGCGCCGGCGACATCCGCAAGATCGGTTCGGGCAACATCGGCGCGACCAACGTGCTGCGCTCGGGCCGCAAGGACCTGGCGGCCATCACCCTGCTGGGCGACGGCGGCAAGGGCGCGGTCGCGGTGGGCCTGGCCCACCTGCTGAGCCACGGCAATCCGCTGGTCGTCGCCCTGGCCGGCGGCGCGGCCTTCGCCGGCCACATCTTCCCCGTCTGGCTGAAGTTCAACGGCGGCAAGGGCGTGGCCACCTTCTACGGCGTGCTGCTGGCCGCCGCCTGGCCCGTGGGCCTGCTGGCCGCGGCGACCTGGCTGGCCATGGCCGCCCTGTTCCGCATCAGCTCGCTGGCGGCGCTGACGGCGGCGGCCTTGGCCGCGCCCTTCGCCCTGGCCACCGACCGCCCCTATCCCATCCTGGGACTGTGCCTGTTCATGGCGGTGCTGATCTACATCCGCCACAAGGACAACATCGTCCGGCTGCTGAAGGGCGAAGAGCCCCGCATCGGCAAGAAGAAGACGGCCGAAGAGCCGCCTCCCCAAGCCTGA